GCCTGAAAATCAAGGATTTGATATTAATGTCGGTGGTGTTGCAAATGGACAGCCACCTAATGGTTACTTTTCACCTTACAAAAATGACAGATTACCTGATGGAGAAGACGGTGAGTATTTAACCGAACGACTCACTTCGGAAGCAATTCAAATCATTGAGCAAAATGCCAAAGAAGATTCACCGTTTTTCCTTTATTTATCTTTTTACACTGTACATACCCCTTTGCAAGCACCTGCAGATGTAGTCAGTGAATATCAAGCCAAAAGTGATAATACGGATACAAGTAATAGCTTTGCTGGCGAAGAACAGATCTGGCCAACAGACGAGCCTAGAAAAGTTAGAGTGAAACAAAATCACCCCACTTATGCCGCTATGATTTCTAAAATGGACAGCCAAGTAGGTCGAATTTTACAAAAGTTAAAAGACGAAAATTTAGAAGATAATACCATAGTGGTATTTACCTCCGATAACGGTGGGTTATCCACTGCAGAGGGATCACCAACGTCAAATATGCCTTTGCGAGGTGGTAAAGGTTGGTTATACGAAGGTGGTATCCGAGTGCCGTTTATTGTCAAAATACCAGGTGCAAAAGCTAACGGAACTAAAGTTAATGAACCCGTAGTGGGCACTGATTTTTATCCGACTTTATTACAAGCCGCTGGCATTCCACTTAATCCTCAACAACACCAAGATGGTGTGGCCTTAACTCCCTTGTTACAGAGTTATGGTGAAATTGCTGAGCGACCTATTTATTTCCATTATCCTCATTATTCTAACCAAGGTGGGTTTCCTGGTTCTGCTGTCGTACTAGGTGATTGGAAATTACTCGAACGTTTCGAAGACGGTAAAGTCCAGCTTTTTAATTTGAGGGATGATATAGGTGAGACCAATGATCTATCTCAACAAAAACCAGCAAAAACATCTGAATTACGTAAGCTTTTACATAATTGGTATCAAGAGGTAAATGCTAAATTTATTCAACCAAAAAATAACATTAAACCTTGGTCTAGCAATCTGAATGGCTAAGACTAATCTTATAAAAACAGCTTAGACTTAATACCAGAGCAGGGTCTATCCCTGCCCTGATATTGTTTACACCTAACGACTTAATTCTGTGATCAATTCACTATGTTGCGGAAACTGTTGAATTAACTTGTCAGTTTCACCTAACTGCATGTCCTTGTAATCAAATCCTGGCGAAACGGCTTCACCAATTAAACCATAACCATATTTTCCATCAGTGGGGATTTGCGACGCCTTCCACACTCCTCCTTTCACCATCATTTGCATAACCTGTCCTTGAGTAGGATCAGAACCCATAACCACGGTTTGCAAACTACCATCAGCTTGAAGCAAGGAATAAGTAATGGGGTCACCAGCGTGAAAATAGTGCATGATGTCACTTTGGTTCATATGAAAGTGGCCGATCGGCGACTCTGCGCTAAGCAAATAATAGATTGATGTCATAGTAACACGCTGACCGTTATCAGTATCAATCATAGGCC
The sequence above is a segment of the Paraglaciecola sp. L3A3 genome. Coding sequences within it:
- a CDS encoding sulfatase, whose translation is MKKFALLPLCIAMLAACSNKQTSTELQQVENTKKPNVVFILVDDLGYSDIGAYNADSFYDTPNVDALANQGVQFTQGYAANPVCSPSRYGLLTGRHPSRVDATDWFHVYGWPHRSERFNPAPLTQELPLSEQTLAESFKQAGYATSFLGKWHLGEESKYWPENQGFDINVGGVANGQPPNGYFSPYKNDRLPDGEDGEYLTERLTSEAIQIIEQNAKEDSPFFLYLSFYTVHTPLQAPADVVSEYQAKSDNTDTSNSFAGEEQIWPTDEPRKVRVKQNHPTYAAMISKMDSQVGRILQKLKDENLEDNTIVVFTSDNGGLSTAEGSPTSNMPLRGGKGWLYEGGIRVPFIVKIPGAKANGTKVNEPVVGTDFYPTLLQAAGIPLNPQQHQDGVALTPLLQSYGEIAERPIYFHYPHYSNQGGFPGSAVVLGDWKLLERFEDGKVQLFNLRDDIGETNDLSQQKPAKTSELRKLLHNWYQEVNAKFIQPKNNIKPWSSNLNG